A genomic segment from Hallerella porci encodes:
- a CDS encoding TM2 domain-containing protein, with the protein MAQFCRFCSAAMEDGSSFCRKCGKKVDFASANTTQQTSEPFAEPPMIGEKDNLITLLLAIFLGTLGVHRFYEGKIVTGILWLLTGGLLSVGWIIDIILIAVRFGSRGRYYRV; encoded by the coding sequence ATGGCTCAATTTTGCAGATTTTGTAGCGCAGCAATGGAAGATGGCAGCTCTTTTTGTCGGAAATGCGGAAAGAAAGTCGATTTTGCAAGTGCGAATACAACGCAGCAAACTTCGGAACCATTTGCAGAACCGCCGATGATTGGAGAAAAGGATAATTTGATTACCCTTTTACTCGCCATTTTCTTGGGAACTTTGGGAGTGCACCGCTTCTACGAAGGAAAAATTGTGACCGGAATTCTTTGGCTGTTGACTGGCGGATTGCTTAGCGTTGGTTGGATTATCGATATTATTCTCATCGCAGTCCGTTTCGGTTCGCGCGGACGCTACTACCGCGTGTAA